A region from the Flavobacteriales bacterium genome encodes:
- a CDS encoding WG repeat-containing protein gives MSRRISLTTLSIVLLIGLGCGGGSSDSATTSVERSDHLSPKEVGGKYGFVDSLGQTVIEPQFDYAYPFSEGRAVIKMGKDPHGKYGFIDATGELVIPAIYDRANGFSEGLASVGTGDANGMMVFQNGFIDPSGKVVIPLTLYRAGDFHEGLALFAVDNNNTESWGFIDKEGKVRIPAEFDTYDFCGFRKGLAPVRLRNGADELWGFIDKKGELVVPCRYGLSEMKDSWAVKRPDGQELALRITDQGNIEFSNEHGEVVDEEYLEGEYEFSDEGTEGDSTLFPVAQPSHGSVTDIEGIAYSTVKIGDQEWMAQNLRATKYQNGDPIPRVSDGEQWSDLLSGAWTTYQNNPLNAAPYGMLYNWYTVSDPRNVCPAGWHVPTELEWSILTSSLGGVADRLDPDQFEGAGGKMKSTDTKYWKGPNTGATNESGFSGLPSGSRYWMEGDFVDLGITGSWWSAQSYGEKNAWCRDLNHNSAALRRSYRAKVSGLSVRCVKD, from the coding sequence ATGAGCCGTCGGATCTCCCTCACCACATTATCAATCGTTCTCCTGATCGGCCTCGGATGTGGAGGTGGGTCGAGTGACAGCGCTACTACATCTGTTGAAAGATCGGATCACCTTTCACCGAAAGAGGTTGGCGGCAAGTATGGCTTTGTCGATAGCCTCGGTCAGACCGTGATCGAGCCGCAGTTTGACTATGCCTATCCATTCAGCGAAGGACGTGCGGTGATCAAGATGGGGAAGGATCCGCACGGGAAGTACGGCTTCATTGATGCCACAGGGGAATTGGTCATTCCCGCCATCTACGACAGAGCCAATGGTTTCAGTGAGGGATTGGCAAGCGTTGGAACGGGCGATGCAAATGGAATGATGGTCTTCCAAAATGGGTTCATAGACCCCTCGGGAAAAGTCGTTATTCCGCTAACGCTCTATAGAGCAGGAGATTTTCACGAGGGCCTAGCGCTTTTCGCTGTGGACAACAACAACACGGAGTCGTGGGGCTTCATCGACAAAGAAGGGAAAGTGCGTATTCCGGCCGAGTTTGACACCTACGATTTCTGCGGTTTCAGGAAAGGGTTGGCACCAGTGCGTTTGCGGAACGGGGCAGACGAGTTGTGGGGATTCATTGACAAGAAGGGCGAACTCGTCGTTCCATGCCGGTATGGGCTATCCGAGATGAAAGACAGTTGGGCCGTCAAGAGGCCCGATGGTCAGGAGCTGGCGTTACGGATCACCGATCAAGGCAATATCGAGTTCTCGAATGAACACGGTGAAGTGGTGGATGAGGAGTACTTGGAAGGAGAATATGAGTTCAGTGATGAAGGGACCGAGGGAGATTCTACGCTCTTCCCTGTCGCACAACCGTCTCACGGAAGCGTCACGGATATCGAAGGCATCGCTTATTCAACTGTCAAGATTGGGGATCAAGAGTGGATGGCGCAGAACCTGCGTGCTACCAAATACCAAAATGGGGACCCAATTCCGCGCGTGAGTGATGGTGAGCAGTGGAGTGATCTGCTCAGCGGCGCTTGGACGACCTATCAGAACAATCCGTTGAACGCCGCACCTTATGGCATGTTGTACAACTGGTACACTGTGAGCGACCCGCGAAATGTATGCCCAGCAGGTTGGCACGTCCCAACTGAATTAGAGTGGAGCATCCTGACGTCCAGTTTGGGCGGTGTAGCAGATCGACTAGATCCCGATCAGTTTGAAGGAGCCGGTGGCAAGATGAAAAGCACAGACACGAAGTACTGGAAGGGGCCGAACACCGGTGCCACCAACGAAAGTGGCTTTTCAGGCCTTCCTAGCGGCAGCCGCTACTGGATGGAGGGAGACTTCGTAGACCTCGGCATCACCGGAAGCTGGTGGAGTGCTCAGAGCTATGGTGAGAAGAACGCTTGGTGCCGAGATTTGAACCACAACAGTGCAGCCTTGCGTCGGAGTTACCGTGCAAAGGTTTCGGGACTATCGGTACGTTGCGTCAAGGATTGA